One genomic segment of Hippoglossus hippoglossus isolate fHipHip1 chromosome 22, fHipHip1.pri, whole genome shotgun sequence includes these proteins:
- the LOC117755565 gene encoding tatD DNase domain containing 3-like isoform X2, producing the protein MQGFIDCHCHISAGDFDKDLEEVVENAKKAGVLALLAVAEHAGEFEKIISLSQRFPGFIFPCLGVHPVQEVSPEQQRGAALQDLDAALPIIEKYKDHLVAIGEVGLDFTPRYVKSETDKDVQRQVLIRQAQLAKELDLPLNVHSRSAGRPTIHLLKEQGVEKALLHAFDGKPSVAMEGVKAGYFFSIPPSIIRSEQQKLVKQLPLENICLETDSPALGPEKQVRNEPKNISVCAEYISRIKGVSLERVMEVTTQNALQLFPKLKSAIRP; encoded by the exons ATGCAGGGTTTCATCGACTGTCACTGTCACATCTCTGCGGGGGACTTCGACAAg GACTTAGAGGAAGTGGTTGAGAACGCTAAGAAG GCTGGAGTGTTGGCGCTGTTAGCCGTCGCAGAGCATGCTGGGGAATTTGAAAAGATCATATCCTTGTCTCAGAG GTTTCCAGGTTTTATCTTTCCCTGCTTAGGAGTTCACCCGGTTCAAGAGGTTTCcccggagcagcagagaggagctgctcttCAG GATCTAGATGCAGCTTTACCGATCATAGAGAAATACAAAGACCACCTTGTGGCTATCGGGGAG GTTGGTTTGGATTTCACACCCAGATATGTCAAAAGTGAGACCGATAAAGACGTTCAGAGGCAGGTCCTCATCCGTCAGGCGCAGTTAGCCAAGGAGCTGGACCTCCCTCT AAATGTTCACTCACGGTCGGCAGGACGACCCACCATCCATCTCCTAAAAGAACAAG GTGTCGAAAAAGCCCTGCTCCATGCTTTCGATGGGAAACCGTCTGTTGCCATGGAGGGAGTGAAGGCTGGCTATTTCTTCTCTATCCCACCGTCCATTATTCGGAGTGAACAG CAGAAACTTGTGAAACAGTTGCCGttggagaacatctgtctggaAACGGATTCACCTGCTCTGGGTCCTGAGAAGCAG GTGAGAAATGAGcccaaaaacatttctgtttgcgCCGAGTACATCAGCAGAATTAAAGGTGTGTCGCTGGAGAGGGTGATGGAGGTAACGACGCAGAACGCCCTCCAACTCTTCCCCAAGCTGAAGTCGGCCATCAGACCCTGA
- the LOC117755565 gene encoding tatD DNase domain containing 3-like isoform X1, which yields MQGFIDCHCHISAGDFDKDLEEVVENAKKAGVLALLAVAEHAGEFEKIISLSQRFPGFIFPCLGVHPVQEVSPEQQRGAALQDLDAALPIIEKYKDHLVAIGEVGLDFTPRYVKSETDKDVQRQVLIRQAQLAKELDLPLNVHSRSAGRPTIHLLKEQGVEKALLHAFDGKPSVAMEGVKAGYFFSIPPSIIRSEQKQKLVKQLPLENICLETDSPALGPEKQVRNEPKNISVCAEYISRIKGVSLERVMEVTTQNALQLFPKLKSAIRP from the exons ATGCAGGGTTTCATCGACTGTCACTGTCACATCTCTGCGGGGGACTTCGACAAg GACTTAGAGGAAGTGGTTGAGAACGCTAAGAAG GCTGGAGTGTTGGCGCTGTTAGCCGTCGCAGAGCATGCTGGGGAATTTGAAAAGATCATATCCTTGTCTCAGAG GTTTCCAGGTTTTATCTTTCCCTGCTTAGGAGTTCACCCGGTTCAAGAGGTTTCcccggagcagcagagaggagctgctcttCAG GATCTAGATGCAGCTTTACCGATCATAGAGAAATACAAAGACCACCTTGTGGCTATCGGGGAG GTTGGTTTGGATTTCACACCCAGATATGTCAAAAGTGAGACCGATAAAGACGTTCAGAGGCAGGTCCTCATCCGTCAGGCGCAGTTAGCCAAGGAGCTGGACCTCCCTCT AAATGTTCACTCACGGTCGGCAGGACGACCCACCATCCATCTCCTAAAAGAACAAG GTGTCGAAAAAGCCCTGCTCCATGCTTTCGATGGGAAACCGTCTGTTGCCATGGAGGGAGTGAAGGCTGGCTATTTCTTCTCTATCCCACCGTCCATTATTCGGAGTGAACAG AAGCAGAAACTTGTGAAACAGTTGCCGttggagaacatctgtctggaAACGGATTCACCTGCTCTGGGTCCTGAGAAGCAG GTGAGAAATGAGcccaaaaacatttctgtttgcgCCGAGTACATCAGCAGAATTAAAGGTGTGTCGCTGGAGAGGGTGATGGAGGTAACGACGCAGAACGCCCTCCAACTCTTCCCCAAGCTGAAGTCGGCCATCAGACCCTGA